From Phreatobacter oligotrophus, a single genomic window includes:
- a CDS encoding ATP-binding protein, with the protein MTQSPELAGGAGFTYADQVATRYLAALLLGSGAPGLAERKVFRVALEQRDAGEPLDDLIVDGEAPDGSLARLSLQVKREITISAAPTNEDFRAIIRDSWATMNKPDFREGVDRVGAAVGPSTAVGKWRDLVALAEFAAASATPVDFAVRFTSSGSASTDHRAVLCDLQKITAELGRSATVEAMHALLRHFVLIRFDTLHEGAADDPNTIAMIEQALAPGHAGQAVALAERLRGLARRGAGAARSWDRGALRLDVSPWFRLATDRWLAADLEVLMVEVRLATASILDRIGNATLDRANLRTKVATALADRQLVTLRGLPGSGKSVLLRREVEAALARGPALLLKADRLTGGSWAQYANALGLVQRDPIPLLREITTVGTPTLFIDGLDRIDRAQRGIVMDLLAALETQPEFSNWRVLATLRDSGVEPVRTWLPRMFDGGRMSSIDVGALDDAEADELAVARPGLRPLLFGPDPVRTLVRRPFFAKVLDGPGSGTGDTPRSEIDLMGRWWSRGGFDAEGGQARVRQRALLKLVRLRALQPDAPVTLDALEAALLPPIEDLVKDGVLEDAGDGHFVRFAHDIFFEWSFAQALMGAGARWLDELKAAGEPPVIGRSVDLRAQAMFVSDPDGWRATLSTLSDRSLRSQWHRVWLLAPLNHPDFQARATDFDTAVTGEGYDVLRLAMVWFQAQHTLPNPMFMDGSAVDIADRDVRLRAADLLGWPDDFRLWMRFLHYLDGRLEAMPHRHLPHLLTLFEVWQNALADTPNALSMMIVRRAGSWLHELERRRERMGRFRRRDEEEEVPDPWGEVEGTDEFESAIRRLLLRAGRAEPGRVSAYLSQFGPERPASSKVFEDIMAFAPLLSQTHPDGLADFALDHFRRELPEDHRRRMMEKDQRQAAYREELRKRPKDSLGRLEQMSLSSPHFGYSGPDRMDWQSLSLERDPTSYFPASPLHQPFQALFENAPDEALRLVRSMSNHAVEAWRQLHRLQPNSGTPVPITIDFPWGRQTFWGGAREYLWSRGLWAPKPLASAYLALDKWALDQVDAGADGDALIERIVGGNQSIAALGIALHVALAKPVITRVGEALVTTQRLWQADIERYVKEAEIRSSSQIGFYREHHRKDAVAVEALNTRAVRSEEIRNLVTLHVLQTDPEAAKRVRYAILAFADSPDFELEEAKSHPGARARAVEQARTFAAWGDLAHYRLVDFPEQPEQRAILMVNPIVEEPSVRERLEEGQEHLRTFALFHWAEQSFKDGRIADAMSLQQGVASARSFDDGTIFQPTSDDDLISMRRGAVAGAAAVVVAFAPDDAEAEWARGVLARAADCPEEGGPLWSAVGIVSWHHVIFVARAAAADLRRDPASKRHATELLSTLVHPLDNVGLETSGLLASLWDVAPRVCWVGLGLALDLCIVASGEIGPNSMHDPNAGGEARKRKLDAALARLELAPNSLPIPPAPWVATTAADRRRVDRLTEDNNASETSPHWRAADGWWRSDRAGEILVKQPVQAILAAGFEDMFIPFCEAMLAWTIERQAPVWARGSREIERPDIFEWTHKFADVLGALVGLIAPERAETSFISPICGIEEEDTCFDLLAPLVIMFICQHVLDSPEVAQVTPVVLDRSLNRLLDAPTFRQTAYRAGEMHGFSMPRLAQWLMFVGVEKASLAHRFSNGDWSEIALILPTVDRFVRTAGWVPTVMEDFLTLAERSRKHFPADAFADAVLAALSAKDDPGARWRGTMIAARIASRVQDIADRTSPLPLALGQKLLRILDVLVDQGDRRSAALQISPAFRDLRVIEVGRSPSL; encoded by the coding sequence ATGACGCAATCCCCTGAACTGGCTGGTGGCGCCGGCTTTACCTACGCCGACCAAGTTGCTACACGGTACCTCGCCGCGCTGCTGCTGGGGTCCGGCGCGCCGGGCCTCGCCGAACGAAAAGTGTTTCGCGTCGCACTTGAGCAGCGGGACGCCGGGGAGCCGCTCGACGACTTAATCGTGGACGGCGAGGCACCGGACGGGTCGTTGGCTCGCTTGAGCCTACAGGTTAAGCGCGAGATCACCATCAGCGCTGCACCCACGAACGAGGACTTCCGCGCCATCATCCGCGACAGCTGGGCAACGATGAACAAGCCCGACTTCCGTGAGGGAGTGGACAGGGTCGGAGCTGCAGTCGGGCCGTCGACCGCCGTCGGAAAATGGCGCGACCTAGTGGCCCTCGCCGAGTTTGCTGCCGCCAGCGCCACACCCGTCGATTTTGCGGTAAGGTTCACATCCAGCGGAAGCGCTTCGACAGACCACCGCGCCGTCTTGTGTGACCTCCAGAAGATCACCGCCGAGCTCGGTAGGTCTGCCACCGTCGAGGCGATGCATGCACTGCTGCGCCATTTCGTGCTTATCCGGTTCGACACGCTGCACGAAGGTGCCGCTGATGACCCGAACACGATTGCGATGATCGAGCAGGCGCTGGCTCCAGGCCATGCAGGGCAAGCCGTCGCGTTAGCCGAGCGACTACGCGGTCTGGCGCGGCGAGGGGCTGGTGCGGCGCGATCATGGGATCGCGGCGCACTGAGGCTCGACGTCTCGCCGTGGTTCAGGCTCGCTACAGACCGATGGCTCGCCGCTGACCTCGAAGTCCTCATGGTCGAAGTGAGGCTGGCCACGGCGAGCATCCTAGACCGAATCGGCAACGCGACGCTCGACCGCGCAAACTTGCGGACTAAGGTAGCGACCGCGCTCGCGGATCGTCAGCTAGTCACGCTTCGTGGGCTGCCTGGGTCCGGCAAGTCCGTGCTGCTGCGCCGAGAAGTAGAGGCGGCTCTAGCTCGCGGGCCGGCACTACTTCTTAAGGCCGACCGTCTGACCGGCGGTAGCTGGGCGCAATACGCGAACGCGCTCGGTTTGGTGCAGCGTGATCCGATCCCGCTCCTACGCGAAATCACCACAGTCGGCACGCCCACGTTGTTCATTGACGGCCTAGACCGCATCGACAGGGCGCAGCGCGGCATAGTTATGGACCTCCTTGCAGCGCTGGAGACGCAACCCGAGTTCTCAAATTGGCGCGTCCTCGCCACGCTTCGGGACTCGGGCGTTGAGCCGGTCCGCACCTGGCTCCCTCGCATGTTCGACGGTGGGCGGATGAGTTCGATCGACGTCGGAGCGCTAGACGACGCTGAGGCCGACGAACTTGCGGTGGCACGGCCGGGTCTCCGACCGCTCCTATTCGGCCCAGATCCCGTCCGCACGCTCGTCCGCCGCCCATTCTTCGCGAAAGTTCTCGACGGGCCCGGCTCCGGGACTGGGGACACCCCGCGCTCGGAGATCGACCTGATGGGACGCTGGTGGTCGCGCGGCGGCTTCGACGCGGAGGGTGGACAGGCGCGCGTCCGGCAGCGGGCGCTTCTGAAACTAGTGCGACTGCGCGCGCTGCAGCCGGATGCGCCCGTGACGCTAGATGCGCTGGAGGCTGCATTGCTCCCGCCGATCGAGGATCTGGTCAAGGACGGAGTTCTCGAGGATGCCGGGGACGGGCATTTCGTGCGCTTCGCACACGATATCTTCTTCGAATGGTCCTTCGCGCAGGCGCTCATGGGCGCCGGAGCTCGCTGGCTCGACGAATTGAAGGCAGCCGGCGAACCACCGGTGATCGGGCGATCTGTGGACCTGCGCGCGCAGGCGATGTTCGTATCGGATCCCGATGGCTGGCGGGCTACGCTGTCCACCCTCTCGGACCGCTCCTTGCGTAGCCAGTGGCACCGAGTTTGGCTGCTTGCCCCTTTGAACCACCCCGATTTTCAGGCGCGGGCAACCGACTTTGACACTGCGGTTACCGGCGAGGGCTACGACGTCCTGCGCTTGGCGATGGTATGGTTTCAGGCGCAGCACACCCTGCCAAACCCCATGTTCATGGATGGATCGGCGGTCGACATCGCCGACCGCGACGTAAGGCTCCGCGCTGCCGATCTGCTGGGATGGCCGGACGACTTCCGGCTCTGGATGCGCTTCCTTCACTACCTCGACGGACGGCTGGAGGCGATGCCGCACCGGCATCTTCCGCACCTCCTGACGCTGTTCGAGGTCTGGCAGAATGCCTTAGCGGACACGCCCAACGCTCTCTCGATGATGATCGTGCGGCGTGCGGGTAGCTGGCTGCATGAGCTTGAGAGACGTCGCGAGAGGATGGGGCGTTTCAGGCGACGCGATGAGGAAGAGGAGGTGCCAGATCCCTGGGGGGAGGTCGAGGGCACCGACGAATTTGAGAGCGCCATCCGCCGTCTGTTGCTGCGGGCGGGCAGGGCAGAACCCGGTCGTGTGTCGGCTTACCTCAGCCAGTTCGGCCCCGAACGTCCGGCTTCTTCAAAAGTGTTCGAGGACATCATGGCTTTTGCGCCGCTGCTGTCACAGACCCATCCCGACGGCCTCGCCGACTTCGCGCTGGATCACTTCCGCCGCGAGCTACCTGAGGACCACCGTCGTCGGATGATGGAGAAGGACCAGCGCCAGGCGGCCTATCGCGAGGAGCTGCGCAAGAGGCCAAAGGACAGCCTCGGCCGGCTAGAGCAGATGAGTCTTTCGAGTCCACACTTCGGATACTCGGGTCCTGACAGGATGGATTGGCAGTCGCTGTCGCTGGAACGCGATCCAACAAGCTACTTCCCGGCGTCGCCACTCCACCAGCCGTTCCAGGCGCTGTTCGAGAACGCGCCAGATGAGGCGCTGCGGCTCGTGCGATCGATGTCAAACCACGCGGTGGAGGCTTGGCGGCAACTTCACCGGCTGCAACCGAACAGTGGCACGCCTGTGCCAATCACGATCGATTTCCCTTGGGGACGCCAGACCTTCTGGGGCGGTGCACGCGAATATCTCTGGAGCCGCGGGCTGTGGGCCCCGAAGCCGCTTGCGTCGGCCTACCTCGCGCTCGACAAGTGGGCGCTCGACCAAGTCGATGCTGGGGCCGATGGTGATGCGCTGATCGAGCGGATCGTCGGCGGCAACCAATCGATTGCCGCGCTCGGGATCGCACTACACGTGGCGCTCGCGAAACCGGTGATCACGCGAGTTGGTGAGGCGCTTGTCACCACGCAGCGGCTCTGGCAGGCGGATATCGAACGTTACGTCAAAGAGGCAGAGATCCGGTCATCTAGCCAGATAGGATTCTATCGTGAGCATCACCGCAAAGATGCCGTAGCGGTCGAGGCGTTGAATACGCGTGCCGTCCGTTCGGAAGAAATCCGAAATCTCGTTACGCTGCACGTTCTCCAGACAGACCCGGAGGCCGCTAAACGTGTTCGGTATGCGATCCTCGCCTTTGCGGACTCACCGGACTTCGAGCTTGAGGAAGCGAAGAGCCACCCGGGCGCGCGCGCCCGTGCAGTGGAGCAGGCGCGCACCTTCGCCGCCTGGGGTGATCTAGCTCACTACCGATTGGTGGACTTTCCAGAGCAACCCGAGCAACGGGCGATCCTCATGGTCAATCCGATCGTGGAGGAGCCTAGCGTCCGGGAGCGGCTGGAGGAGGGGCAGGAACATTTACGGACCTTCGCCCTTTTCCACTGGGCCGAACAGTCCTTCAAGGATGGGCGGATCGCCGACGCTATGAGTCTGCAGCAAGGCGTGGCGAGTGCCCGCTCCTTCGACGACGGGACGATATTCCAGCCGACCTCGGACGACGACCTGATTTCCATGCGGCGGGGTGCAGTGGCCGGCGCTGCAGCGGTCGTCGTGGCGTTCGCACCAGACGATGCGGAAGCCGAATGGGCGCGGGGCGTGCTGGCGCGAGCCGCCGATTGCCCGGAAGAGGGTGGCCCACTCTGGTCGGCGGTCGGCATCGTCAGCTGGCACCACGTCATCTTCGTTGCGCGTGCCGCAGCAGCTGATCTACGCCGCGATCCCGCATCCAAGCGGCATGCGACCGAGCTCCTCTCCACTCTCGTGCATCCACTCGACAACGTCGGATTGGAGACCTCCGGCCTATTGGCCTCGCTGTGGGACGTAGCACCGCGCGTGTGCTGGGTGGGCTTGGGGCTCGCGCTCGACCTCTGCATCGTCGCGTCCGGCGAGATCGGCCCCAACTCGATGCACGATCCCAATGCAGGCGGCGAAGCGCGGAAACGCAAATTGGACGCGGCGCTCGCGAGGCTTGAACTGGCTCCAAATTCGCTTCCAATACCACCGGCGCCTTGGGTGGCCACGACAGCAGCTGACCGTCGCCGTGTTGATCGGCTAACTGAGGACAACAACGCCAGTGAGACTTCGCCCCACTGGCGTGCCGCGGACGGTTGGTGGCGGTCAGATCGTGCAGGAGAGATTCTGGTCAAGCAACCGGTGCAGGCCATCCTCGCCGCTGGCTTCGAGGACATGTTCATCCCTTTCTGCGAAGCGATGCTCGCGTGGACGATCGAGCGGCAGGCGCCAGTGTGGGCACGGGGCTCCCGCGAGATTGAGAGGCCCGACATATTCGAGTGGACGCACAAGTTCGCGGACGTGTTAGGGGCGCTTGTCGGCCTGATTGCTCCCGAAAGGGCGGAGACAAGCTTCATCTCGCCGATCTGCGGAATTGAAGAGGAGGATACCTGCTTCGACCTGCTCGCCCCGCTGGTCATCATGTTCATCTGCCAGCATGTCCTAGATAGCCCCGAAGTGGCGCAGGTGACCCCTGTCGTACTTGATCGCTCGCTCAACCGCCTGCTGGACGCGCCGACATTTCGGCAGACGGCATACCGCGCCGGCGAGATGCACGGCTTCTCAATGCCGCGACTCGCCCAATGGTTAATGTTTGTTGGCGTAGAAAAAGCGTCGCTCGCCCATCGCTTTTCAAACGGTGACTGGTCCGAGATCGCGCTAATCTTGCCTACGGTGGACCGGTTCGTGCGCACTGCCGGATGGGTGCCGACAGTAATGGAAGACTTCCTGACTCTGGCCGAACGCTCCCGTAAGCACTTCCCCGCTGACGCGTTCGCAGATGCCGTCCTCGCTGCACTCTCCGCCAAGGATGATCCGGGAGCGCGGTGGCGCGGCACAATGATAGCCGCAAGAATCGCTTCACGCGTCCAAGATATCGCCGACCGCACGTCTCCGCTGCCGCTCGCGCTTGGTCAGAAGCTCCTGCGCATCCTAGATGTTTTAGTCGATCAAGGTGATAGGCGCAGCGCAGCGCTGCAGATAAGTCCAGCCTTCCGTGACCTTCGGGTCATCGAGGTAGGCAGGTCACCATCTTTGTAA
- a CDS encoding HNH endonuclease, with amino-acid sequence MAHCVFMHRSDSIYDDSPAVQYQFPKQYLGRADPSIGDWILYLEPTKVRGSRGYFAIARVQRIIPDPKALGMFLALIEPNSYLDFANPVPFNDADGPIERGLLNDEGKLSGRAQSAVRPISDADFYRIVDRGLDDRTPLLPREGVLGELSGFEEGQAPYVFKQERDRVLQLTSRAVRDRVFRRIVLRAYDERCAVTGLKLINGGGRAEVNAAHIRPVEANGPDTVHNGLALSGTAHWMFDRGLISLGDDLEILISRQANDPDGVRAFINRSGFAVPPVNLKDRPHPQFLAWHREYRFKH; translated from the coding sequence ATGGCTCATTGCGTTTTCATGCACCGATCGGACTCGATCTACGACGACAGTCCGGCGGTCCAGTATCAGTTTCCGAAACAGTATCTCGGCCGCGCCGATCCCAGCATCGGCGACTGGATCCTCTATCTCGAGCCCACCAAGGTCCGTGGGTCGCGCGGCTACTTTGCCATCGCCCGCGTGCAGCGGATCATCCCGGATCCGAAGGCGCTGGGGATGTTCCTCGCGCTGATCGAGCCGAACTCCTATCTCGACTTCGCCAACCCGGTTCCGTTCAACGATGCCGACGGCCCGATCGAGCGCGGCCTCCTGAATGATGAAGGCAAGTTATCGGGGCGCGCCCAATCAGCAGTGCGCCCGATCTCGGATGCCGACTTCTATCGCATCGTCGATCGTGGTCTCGATGATCGCACCCCGCTCCTGCCGCGGGAGGGCGTGCTCGGAGAGCTGTCCGGTTTCGAAGAAGGCCAAGCGCCTTATGTTTTCAAGCAAGAGCGGGATCGCGTGCTCCAGCTGACGTCGCGGGCCGTCCGGGATCGCGTCTTTCGGCGGATCGTGCTCCGGGCCTATGACGAGCGCTGCGCCGTGACCGGCCTCAAGTTGATCAACGGCGGCGGGCGGGCCGAGGTGAACGCCGCCCATATCCGGCCGGTCGAAGCGAACGGTCCGGATACGGTCCATAACGGGCTGGCACTCTCAGGAACGGCCCACTGGATGTTTGACCGAGGCCTGATCAGCCTCGGCGATGATCTTGAGATCCTGATTTCCCGCCAGGCAAACGATCCTGATGGCGTTCGCGCCTTCATCAACCGCTCCGGCTTCGCCGTGCCGCCGGTCAATCTGAAGGACCGGCCCCATCCGCAGTTTCTGGCGTGGCACCGCGAGTACCGCTTCAAACACTGA
- a CDS encoding HNH endonuclease, with amino-acid sequence MSVKLIVAVTDGDWFEHLRRKPDLAEVNFWAPAAANFKALEPGELFLFKLHAPRNMIVGGGVFAYANALPCSLAWEAFGEANGASSLGQMRTRIAKYRKADPADRSDFTIGCRILTQPFFLPESRWIPVPESWAPNIVSFKGYSTSEPDGLRLWEAVQSGMAAHAHTGFAEEQARYGEPTLVRPRLGQGAFRILVTDSYHRKCAISGEKTLPALDAAHIRPFADGGTHEASNGVLMRRDIHSLFDAGYVTITPELRFEVSPRIREEFSNGRQYYELHGQTIAVPDNPRLQPDRSALRWHNDETFRA; translated from the coding sequence ATGTCGGTCAAACTGATCGTAGCGGTGACGGATGGCGACTGGTTCGAACACCTGCGCCGTAAGCCTGATCTTGCCGAGGTCAATTTCTGGGCGCCTGCAGCGGCGAACTTCAAGGCACTGGAGCCCGGCGAACTCTTCCTGTTCAAGCTCCATGCGCCCCGCAACATGATCGTGGGTGGCGGCGTTTTCGCCTACGCCAATGCGCTTCCCTGTTCGCTGGCTTGGGAAGCCTTCGGCGAGGCCAATGGCGCGTCAAGCCTTGGTCAGATGCGGACCCGTATCGCGAAGTACCGCAAGGCGGATCCCGCCGATCGCAGCGATTTCACGATCGGATGCCGAATCCTGACGCAACCATTCTTCCTGCCGGAGTCACGTTGGATTCCTGTCCCTGAGAGCTGGGCGCCCAACATCGTTTCGTTCAAGGGGTACTCGACCAGCGAACCAGATGGCTTGCGCCTCTGGGAAGCTGTTCAGAGCGGCATGGCGGCGCATGCCCACACTGGCTTTGCTGAAGAGCAGGCACGCTATGGCGAACCAACGCTCGTCAGACCGCGCCTTGGCCAGGGCGCCTTCCGCATCCTCGTTACCGACAGCTATCACCGCAAATGTGCGATCTCAGGCGAGAAGACCCTTCCAGCTTTGGATGCAGCCCACATCCGCCCCTTCGCCGATGGAGGCACGCATGAGGCTTCCAACGGCGTGCTCATGCGACGGGACATCCATAGCCTGTTCGATGCGGGCTATGTCACGATCACGCCGGAGTTGCGCTTCGAGGTGAGCCCGCGGATCCGCGAGGAGTTCTCGAACGGCCGCCAATATTACGAATTGCACGGTCAGACGATCGCGGTGCCGGACAATCCGCGGCTGCAACCCGATCGCTCAGCTCTGCGATGGCACAACGACGAAACGTTCCGTGCCTGA
- a CDS encoding recombinase family protein produces MAKPASTTAKAGAPRAPSAPATKRCAIYTRKSTDEGLDQDFNSLHAQREACEAYIASQRHEGWVLVPTAFDDGGYSGGTTDRPGLQALLAEVDAGKVDVVVVYKVDRLTRSLADFAKIVERFDAHGVSFVSVTQSFNTTTSMGRLTLNVLLSFAQFEREVGAERVRDKIAASKKKGIWMGGVVPLGYRVENRKLLIHEEEAERVRQIFQLYLNTGSLHALVPELRARGIRTALRYKSTGAINGDRDFTLGGLSHLLRNRTYLGELPHKGSWNPGEHEALIEPALFKAVQDRLTLQLNAKRRLRAAKGGLLTGKIFDSTGNRMTPVHAKKNGIRYRYYISRALCEGRTHEAGTRARVPAPDIERLVVDAIQRQFGGGDASPNDAAIVDQDPNAIDLVDVHLDRATVHAEKLVVTVREAAADGACDERANGIEITVPWSPKVLKPQREVHTAKELSDASQRQNQLRLVVAIHRARQWHAGLVSGAFADIDAIATQEQKSPRNIRTLLNLAFLAPDIIEAIIDERLKVDTTVSDLSANLPANWAEQRRYVGMTTSLAI; encoded by the coding sequence ATGGCTAAGCCCGCCTCCACCACCGCGAAGGCAGGCGCGCCTCGCGCGCCATCCGCGCCCGCCACTAAGCGCTGCGCGATCTACACCCGCAAATCGACCGACGAAGGCCTCGATCAGGACTTCAATTCGCTCCATGCCCAGCGCGAGGCCTGCGAAGCCTATATCGCCTCGCAGCGCCACGAAGGCTGGGTGCTGGTCCCGACCGCCTTCGACGATGGCGGCTATTCCGGCGGGACCACCGATCGTCCGGGCCTGCAGGCGCTTTTGGCGGAAGTCGACGCCGGCAAGGTCGACGTCGTGGTCGTCTACAAGGTCGATCGCCTGACCCGCTCGCTCGCCGACTTCGCCAAGATCGTCGAGCGCTTCGACGCGCATGGTGTTTCTTTCGTCTCCGTCACCCAGAGCTTCAACACCACGACCAGCATGGGGCGGCTGACCCTCAACGTGCTGCTCTCATTCGCCCAGTTCGAGCGCGAGGTCGGGGCCGAGCGCGTCCGCGACAAGATCGCCGCCTCCAAGAAGAAGGGCATCTGGATGGGCGGCGTCGTGCCGCTCGGCTACCGCGTCGAGAACCGGAAACTTCTGATCCACGAGGAAGAGGCCGAGCGTGTGCGCCAGATTTTCCAGCTCTATCTCAACACCGGCTCATTGCACGCCCTCGTGCCGGAGCTGCGCGCCCGCGGCATCCGCACCGCGCTCAGATACAAGTCGACCGGGGCCATCAACGGCGACCGCGACTTCACTCTCGGCGGTCTCTCCCACCTCTTGAGGAACAGGACCTATCTTGGCGAGCTGCCGCACAAGGGCAGTTGGAACCCGGGTGAGCATGAGGCCCTGATCGAGCCGGCCCTGTTCAAGGCCGTCCAGGACAGGCTGACCCTGCAACTCAACGCCAAGCGTCGTCTGCGCGCGGCCAAGGGTGGATTGCTGACGGGCAAGATCTTCGATTCTACCGGCAACCGCATGACGCCGGTCCACGCCAAGAAAAATGGCATCCGCTACCGCTACTACATCTCCCGCGCGCTCTGTGAAGGCAGAACGCACGAGGCCGGAACTCGGGCGCGCGTTCCCGCGCCGGACATCGAGCGTCTGGTAGTCGACGCCATCCAGCGGCAGTTTGGCGGCGGCGATGCCTCTCCTAACGACGCCGCTATCGTCGATCAGGACCCGAACGCGATCGACCTTGTCGATGTGCATCTCGACCGGGCCACGGTACACGCTGAAAAGCTCGTCGTGACGGTGCGCGAAGCGGCGGCCGACGGCGCTTGCGACGAACGGGCCAACGGCATCGAGATAACCGTGCCCTGGTCGCCAAAGGTTCTCAAACCCCAGCGGGAGGTTCACACGGCGAAAGAACTGTCTGACGCTAGCCAACGGCAAAACCAGCTTCGCCTCGTCGTCGCCATCCACCGCGCCCGCCAATGGCATGCGGGGCTTGTAAGCGGCGCTTTCGCCGATATCGATGCCATCGCCACGCAGGAACAAAAGAGCCCGCGCAACATCCGCACGCTCCTCAACCTCGCCTTCCTCGCCCCGGACATCATCGAGGCCATCATCGACGAGCGGCTCAAGGTCGACACCACCGTCTCCGATCTCTCCGCCAATCTGCCGGCGAACTGGGCCGAGCAGCGGCGATACGTCGGGATGACGACGTCGCTCGCTATCTGA
- a CDS encoding DUF2924 domain-containing protein, which translates to MARMYQLPPGRTLDEEIARMRDLATPEARTEWRRLTGKPAGRGLKGDLLARSLVHLLQEKAHGALSPVWARRLATMAKEAAEELARATAKDGNGPVGLSRRQIKPGSRLVREWQGALHEVVVVADGYLWNGIVFTSLSGIAKEITGTSWNGWTFFGISQPKRRTADHLRSARPARPPVTNEPGEAAHG; encoded by the coding sequence ATGGCCCGGATGTACCAACTGCCGCCGGGCAGGACGCTCGATGAGGAGATCGCGCGCATGCGCGATCTCGCGACCCCGGAGGCTCGCACCGAGTGGCGACGGCTGACCGGCAAGCCGGCCGGCCGTGGCCTCAAGGGCGATTTGCTGGCGCGCTCGCTTGTGCATCTCCTGCAGGAGAAGGCGCATGGCGCGCTCTCGCCCGTCTGGGCGCGGCGGCTCGCCACCATGGCCAAGGAGGCGGCCGAGGAACTCGCGCGCGCCACCGCCAAGGACGGTAACGGGCCGGTCGGTCTTTCACGCCGGCAGATCAAGCCGGGCTCGCGCCTCGTCCGCGAATGGCAGGGCGCGCTCCATGAAGTCGTGGTCGTCGCGGACGGCTATCTCTGGAACGGCATCGTGTTCACGAGCCTCTCCGGCATCGCCAAGGAGATCACCGGCACAAGCTGGAACGGTTGGACCTTCTTCGGGATCAGCCAACCGAAGCGACGCACGGCCGATCACCTGCGGTCGGCTCGACCCGCCCGTCCTCCGGTTACCAATGAACCCGGGGAGGCGGCGCATGGCTAA
- a CDS encoding DUF3489 domain-containing protein, whose protein sequence is MTTTTKTKAKAARPTRSALTPHAASDIDRNGAQSPEPSGVTEPSPPPAATLASTSPLAATGKQAKAVVRAKANNNVLLAEHLTDQQLVALSKACQHDDRTIAIPESLEDEAIGSFATSLIAVGLAEETIAKRGEPVWQQDDETGEPITLRVTDKAFAVLGIDDGLESGDASTGVTEGEIAAGVIPNEDHVGGEDRVERARPNRQPTAESGTPEPRPRHPRPGSKQSTLIAMLSREDGASIAELAVALGWLPHTTRAALTGLRHKGYTLGREARTDQRGSIYRITETPVSATTQDAARIAAAA, encoded by the coding sequence ATGACCACCACGACGAAAACCAAAGCCAAAGCAGCGCGTCCGACCCGGTCCGCGCTAACGCCCCATGCCGCTTCGGACATCGATCGCAACGGCGCGCAGAGCCCAGAGCCCTCGGGCGTGACGGAGCCTTCGCCGCCGCCCGCGGCTACACTTGCGTCGACTAGCCCGCTTGCGGCGACCGGGAAGCAGGCCAAAGCGGTAGTGCGCGCCAAGGCCAACAACAACGTGCTCCTCGCCGAGCACCTCACCGACCAGCAACTTGTGGCGCTGTCGAAGGCCTGCCAGCACGATGACCGGACGATCGCTATCCCCGAGTCCTTGGAAGACGAAGCGATCGGCTCATTCGCCACGAGCCTGATCGCAGTCGGCCTCGCGGAAGAAACAATCGCCAAACGCGGCGAGCCGGTCTGGCAGCAAGATGACGAGACCGGCGAGCCGATCACGCTGCGCGTCACGGACAAGGCGTTCGCTGTGCTCGGGATCGATGACGGCCTGGAATCTGGAGACGCGTCGACCGGCGTGACAGAAGGGGAGATCGCCGCCGGCGTCATTCCCAACGAAGACCACGTCGGCGGCGAAGACCGGGTCGAGCGGGCGAGGCCCAACCGACAGCCGACCGCGGAGTCTGGCACTCCGGAACCCCGGCCGCGCCACCCGCGTCCAGGCAGCAAGCAGAGCACGCTGATCGCCATGCTCTCGCGCGAGGACGGTGCCAGCATCGCCGAACTCGCGGTAGCACTAGGCTGGCTTCCGCACACGACGCGTGCAGCGCTGACCGGGCTTCGGCACAAGGGCTACACGCTCGGTCGGGAGGCCCGCACGGACCAACGCGGCAGCATCTACCGCATAACCGAGACGCCGGTGAGCGCGACCACGCAAGACGCCGCCAGGATCGCGGCGGCGGCCTGA
- a CDS encoding helix-turn-helix domain-containing protein, producing the protein MRKSRTSEHYVRFQERLLATRKANGLTQAEVALRLGKPQSFVAKVENGERRLDVIELVAYVSAIGAEPVAFITAMAEEVAGGKA; encoded by the coding sequence ATGCGCAAGTCGAGAACGAGCGAGCACTACGTCCGCTTCCAGGAGCGGCTACTCGCGACCCGAAAGGCCAATGGTCTGACCCAGGCCGAGGTCGCGCTCCGACTCGGCAAGCCGCAATCCTTCGTCGCCAAGGTCGAGAACGGCGAACGCCGGCTCGATGTGATTGAGCTCGTCGCCTACGTGTCCGCGATCGGCGCCGAGCCCGTCGCGTTCATCACCGCGATGGCCGAAGAGGTCGCGGGCGGCAAGGCCTGA